Genomic DNA from Desulfonema ishimotonii:
AAACGGTTGCCTGAACCAGTGCCAGCCGCAGGGTTCCGGCAGGCATCTTCAGACCCGTGTCCGCGCCGAAATCCCATGTGCCGGTAACCTTTGCAACGGCAGAGGGGCGGGGGTATTTGGTGCCCCAGATCCGTCCGTCCTCGGGGATCTTGAAGAGCAGGTCATCCTCGGTGATCTCGCCGCGCATCAGCTTTGCCGCATCCATGACCGCATCGACCAGGGGTTTGTATCCCGTACACCGGCACACGTTTTTGTGTTTCTGAAACCAGTCACGCACCTCTTCACGGGTGGGATTCAGGTTTTCGTCCAGCAGGGCTTTGGTGGACACGATAAAGCCCGGAGAACAGAACCCGCACTGTGCGCCGCCGTTGGCAATCCAGGACAATTGGATGGGGTGGAGATTATCCGGTGTTCCGATGCCCTCCAGCGTGGTAATGGATGTGCCGTCTTCCACCCGTTTCATTTTGGTGATACAGGAACGGACAAGCTTGCCGTTCATAATAACGGTACATGCACCGCACTGGCCGGTTGAGCATCCGACTTTTACGCTGGTGATCATCAGTTGTTCCCGCAGCACATCTGCGAGCGTTGCACTGCTGTCCACCACCAGTGTTTTCGGAGTTCCGTTGATATTGAGCGTTTTGGGGATCATTACCGATTTCCTCCTTTGGCGTTGTTGCGTTTTTTCAGACCCTGCTGTCGCAGGGCAATATGTCACGCTGTTGTTTTGTTAAAATTATCTGAATGTAACCGAAATAAAAGACCCGGTGTGCGGGGGAACTCTGCAACATCAGCTTCCCTTGCCGAAACCGCACATCGGATACCGGCACTCCGCGCAGACGGAGCAGAGGCCGCCGTGGCCCATGCGGATGATATCCGACCTTGTCAGGCGTTCTCCGGCCAGAAGGCGTGGGATAACCAGATCAAATATGCTCGCCTTGTAATACATGACGCAGCCGGGCAGCCCCACCACCGGCACGTCGCCGATATAGGCCAGCATGAACATGGCTCCGGGAAAGATGGGGGCGCCGTAGGTGACAACCTCCCCGCCGGCTGCCCGGATGCTTGCGGGGGTCTGGTCGTCCGGGTCCACGGACATGCCGCCGGTCACGGCGATCATCTCCGCGCCGTCATCTATCATTTTATGGATGGCCGCCACGGTCATCTCCGTATCATCCGAGACAAAAACCTGATTCATCACCTGGCTGCCCAGCTCCGCGAACTTCATGTGGAGTACCGGCCCGAATTTGTCCTCGATGCGACCATGATAAATCTCGCTGCCCGTGGTGACGACCCCGATCCGGGTGGTTCTGAACGGCAGCACCTGGACAATGGGATAGTAGGTTTTGCAGACGGATTCCACCTCCCGGATTTTTTCCTCGGCAGTGACCAGGGGGACAATACGGGTGCCTGCCACAGACCGTTTTTCGCTGATCTGCTGGTGGGTATGCAGGGTTGAAAATACGATATCTTCGATGTCGTTGATCTGATACAGGGCCTCAACATTTATCTTCAGCAAACCGGCAGTGGCCGCTTTCAGGTTGACCCGTCCCTCTGCCGGTTCTGTCAGCTCAATGCCCGGCCCTGCGGCCGCCTTTGCGATTCGCATGGCGGCATCATTTTCATGGACCAGCCCGTCTTCCAGATCGAAGACATAGATATGCTCTTTCCCGATACTGAGCAGAGTGCTGATATCTGTTTCCTCGATAATATGCCCTTTTTTAAAGGCCCTGCCCTTGAATTTTCCGGGGACGATCCGGGTCATGTCGTGGCATAATACCATGCCTACTGCGTCCTCTACCGGCACACGTTTCATCCGTTACCCTCCGTCAGTCTCTGATGGGAAATTATCCCCCTTCTGAGTCGTCGCCTTATTGCTTTTTAAGTCTTTATAAGTCAATATAAAAAAAATATTATTTATTTTGCGTTTAATATTGACTAATAGTCACCGATTAAAACATAAAAAAACACTTTTTGATTTCGAGATAGCAAATTTTGTGCCGAAAATTTCAGGACAATTTTAAAACGGAGGGGGACGTGACCAGAAACGCATTGGTGGCCTATAACAGAAGCCTTGACGATGATTCGGTTATCGCCGGACTCAGCGAGGGGTATATTGAAAAACAGATTGATATTGCTGGTAAATTATGCCCGGATCATAGTGAAGCCGGATATTGGCTGACCATCGCCCGCATCACCGAGCTGACCCTGTTGTGTGCCGGTAACTATGCGGATCATTGTGAATTTTGTGCGGCAGGCGACCTGTTGGTGAACCCCCGGAAAACAGATGTTCATCTCCGCTATGGATCGGAACCGGTGATAAAACACCGCCACAGGGCCTTAACCGATCAGTTTCAGGATGTTGCATCTGAGCGGTCCGAAGTGATTGAGTGGCTTGTCCGCGAGACGGTGGTGCGGATTCAGCAAAAACCGCTGTTGCCCTATTTATTTGAAATGCTGAAAAATTCCGGCAGAATGTCTGAAACATACCTCCGCTCGGTTGACCGGCGGATGAAGGCCGTTGCCGATGCGATGGCAATTCTGGCCACATGTCATATCCCGGAGTATCCTGATATATATCAGTATTTACAATATGCCCGGCCCAGCCAGCGGGCGTTTATCGAGTCCCGGCTCTGCCGTTTTGACAGGGAAATTTTTTTTCAGATCGGCCAGGATATTTATCAGCATGTAGAAGAAAATGACATCATCAGCGGATTTCTTCGCTGATGAACACAATTTTTCTGTCATGCGTCTGTGTTTTATTGACCCATTTCAAAGTGGCCTGCGAGTCAATATGACTCGCAGGCCGTGCGGGAAAAGCAGGAGAAGGGGCCTGCACGGGGATGGGCAAATTTTTTTCTTCAGAACCGACGATATTTCACAGGTGATATTATAAGATATATTTTTTAGCTCCCATTCCTCTTTTTTATCGGAGTTTTTCACTCCCTGAACCCGCCGGGGCTGGGAAATTGTATTTTCAGCCCTGTTTTTTATCGAATGCCCTCCTTTTGGCCTTTTTCTTGCTTCTCATATGTCACCGATATATGAAGGGTGGGGACGACCGGCTGTTCCCCTCTGATTCAACAGCTTCAGCGGAAGGAGAGAGAGATGACGACCATAACCGTGCCGCCGAGTACAGACCGGATCTGGTATGATATTGTGACAGGGAAGGTTACATATCAGTTTGATTTTATTGCCGCTAAAATTCTCATGGGGCGGCTGAGGGTGAAGGTGAGGCATAATCCCGGTCCGGGGGTGATCCGGTCCGGGGCCAGGGAACTCTGGGAGGTATTTGACAAGAACGTCAGGATGCCGTCGGTTCAGAAGGACATGAAAAAAATCTGGGATAGGAGAGTGCGATGAAACAGGAAATCATGTATGATGTGCAGGAGGTGAAGCACCTTATCGGCCTGGGAAAGCCCCTTCTGATTGCCGGTGATGAACAGGTGCTGAGAGAGCTGCCGCCCGGGAACTGGATCGGCGGCACCAGCCCGTATTTTATGACTGAAGACAGGTGTTTGTTTACGCAGGAAAAAGTGTGTGTCACCCGGTTGCCGGAATATGTCACCGATACGTCTGTCCGGGTATATGATGAAAAAACACTTGCGGATGTGTACACGGACAGCCCTGAGAACGGCTTTTCTTTTATTATCATACCGGGGTTGAGCAGAACCCATTTGTCATTTGCCCTGAATGCCCCGAATTATAAAGGATTTGCAACCCGGCCTCTTATCGGCTGGATTTCGGGAATCAGCGAGGAAGGCCCGGAGCAGACTGTGCCCCGGGTCTTCAGCGGCCAGAAGGGCGATCCCCTGGAAGAGGGCGCGGTTGTCATGCACGTACATCTGCCGGCGAATAAGGCCGCCGAAATCAGCCTGTTCAATCTTTTTGAGCAGGGAGACGGGGATGAGATCACCTTTTCGGAGGACGGATTTAAGGCAGCGACAGCGCAAATCAACGGTGAGACGGTCAATATTGCAGAATATATGCTGAAAAACAAGCTTGATACAAAGCTGCCCCTGGTGGCCGATTATTACGGCACGATGATCAATACCAGCATCCGGGAGATTGACGAAAGAAACGGTCAGGTCCGCCTTTACGCACCTGTATTCAAGAACGTGGCGTACAGACACGCCCGGCCTGTGGGGGATTATGTGACGCAGTTTACTGCCCGGATGTCCGAAAATGATGTCAGCGGGCAGCTTGTTTTTTCCTGCAACTGCTTTCTGAACTATCTTTACTCTGAGCTTGAGGGAAAGACGCTTCAGGGATTCACAGGGCCGATCACGTTCGGGGAAATCGCATATCAGCTGCTCAACCAGACAATGACCTGTCTGACGATCGAGGATATATAACCCGGTGTTACGCCGTTGAACGGCACCCTGCCAAAGCCGTTTTTGTGAACGCATGGGCATCGCTCATGCACTCCCTGTTCCCGGACGCAGGGTTCCGCATTCCGAACCCGCGTTTTCAACATCCGGCAGAGCAGCAGAGTGCGGATAGTATGGGTTGAAAAGCAACTGCGTAACGCCCGATAAAGTCATACGGAGGATGAGAAATGAATGCGCCGGAACCTGTGGTTTTGACGGCTGAAGACCTGCCGAAGCTCTTTTCCCTTTTTCAGAAGGGCGTTCAGACAGAAGTGGAGACAGGGCAGAATTTAAAGGCGCTGCTCTGCGAGGAATGGGGACTTCCCGTTGAATATGTGACCGGACGGATCAGTACCCTGTTCATCAATGGCAAGCCGGTGGATGATCTGGAAACGGTTCAGATACGGGCGGGCGTAACCCTGGCCCTGTCTTCAGCCATGCCCGGACTGGTGGGAGCGGTGATGCGGCGGGGCGGCTACTATTCATCGCTCCGCAGCTCCATCTCCTACCACGAAGGGGCGCAACCGGTCTCGCATCAGCGGGGGCGGATCACAGTCAAGCTCTTCAACGTGCTGATGGGGGAAATGGGCGGGCTGCTGTTACAGCGCGGTATCTGGGCCGGCCCGGCAGATCTGGAGGCGATTTTCCCGGATTCATGCCAGGACAGGGCGGCGCAGGGCAGCATCCCTGTCATCTGCCCGGAGTGCGGTTTTAACGCTTAGATAACAGGTTGTTGTTGACTGTTATCTTGCCTGCCCCGGAAACGCAGTGATCACTGCCCGCCGGACAGCTTCAGCCCGCCCCGCATTTCCAACCGTCAGGGCGACTCATGATTCGTCCTGACGTCTTCTTTATGTGTCAATCCGAAAATACACCCCCGGAGCAGAGGGGCGAATCATGACTCGCCCCTCTGCTCTCTCCTGCGTCATTCAGATATTTCACCAGCCTTTTTGCACCCACTCACCATGCTTGGCAATAATTTTGCATATCAGATACTGAAGATCGTTCCGGCGGACCCTTTGTCCCTGTTACAATTTATCGTTTGACATGGGGTGGGGTTGATAATACAGTCAAATCAGTATTATACAATTTTTTAACGATGTGTTTGAAAGTGATTTCCGGGGCGTTTCTGTCAATCCTGAGTACGATGAGAAATAAAAGAACGTATACTGAGGTATAAAAACTTCTGATAACGCCATAAAACAATCACTAAAAACAAGGAGGACGAAAAAGCTTATGGATAAGATATTGCGCATTGATGTGAGTGGCGATGGCGCTCCCAAAGCGACGGTAACGGACCTTGGGGATTATGCAGGCATGGGCGGTCGTGGAATGACCTCTATGGTGGTTTCAAAAGAAGTCCCGGCGGACTGCCATCCGCTGGGACCGGAGAACAAGCTGGTTATTGCCCCCGGACTGATGACCGGTTCTGCCGCG
This window encodes:
- a CDS encoding DUF6976 family protein, which gives rise to MKQEIMYDVQEVKHLIGLGKPLLIAGDEQVLRELPPGNWIGGTSPYFMTEDRCLFTQEKVCVTRLPEYVTDTSVRVYDEKTLADVYTDSPENGFSFIIIPGLSRTHLSFALNAPNYKGFATRPLIGWISGISEEGPEQTVPRVFSGQKGDPLEEGAVVMHVHLPANKAAEISLFNLFEQGDGDEITFSEDGFKAATAQINGETVNIAEYMLKNKLDTKLPLVADYYGTMINTSIREIDERNGQVRLYAPVFKNVAYRHARPVGDYVTQFTARMSENDVSGQLVFSCNCFLNYLYSELEGKTLQGFTGPITFGEIAYQLLNQTMTCLTIEDI
- a CDS encoding molybdopterin-binding protein, with protein sequence MKRVPVEDAVGMVLCHDMTRIVPGKFKGRAFKKGHIIEETDISTLLSIGKEHIYVFDLEDGLVHENDAAMRIAKAAAGPGIELTEPAEGRVNLKAATAGLLKINVEALYQINDIEDIVFSTLHTHQQISEKRSVAGTRIVPLVTAEEKIREVESVCKTYYPIVQVLPFRTTRIGVVTTGSEIYHGRIEDKFGPVLHMKFAELGSQVMNQVFVSDDTEMTVAAIHKMIDDGAEMIAVTGGMSVDPDDQTPASIRAAGGEVVTYGAPIFPGAMFMLAYIGDVPVVGLPGCVMYYKASIFDLVIPRLLAGERLTRSDIIRMGHGGLCSVCAECRYPMCGFGKGS